A single region of the Candidatus Poribacteria bacterium genome encodes:
- a CDS encoding DUF559 domain-containing protein: MNYYMEINQISTARRIELLPDEAGNQNAETLYYKLEISPLQRLPQPIPSKRLRRVTFITTTLAKLNAAQDPIEDLMWDGLRVAEIQAERQYEIRERNTNYDLDFAIECSDGTMINIECNGATHDYDDAVRWDRRRNTYLTTRGWLVQRFGTDEIRNDIHGCIDQVRTLIDRHGGPVDRSLAYDLYRDDTDAQLNLFEEEEE; this comes from the coding sequence GTGAACTACTACATGGAGATTAACCAGATAAGTACAGCACGGCGGATCGAACTGTTGCCTGACGAGGCAGGAAACCAGAATGCGGAGACGCTGTATTACAAACTGGAGATTTCACCATTACAACGGTTGCCGCAACCAATTCCAAGCAAACGCCTAAGGCGCGTCACTTTCATTACGACGACACTAGCGAAACTCAATGCAGCGCAGGATCCGATCGAAGATCTGATGTGGGACGGGTTAAGAGTCGCTGAAATCCAAGCGGAACGTCAGTATGAAATCCGTGAACGCAACACCAATTATGATCTGGATTTCGCAATCGAGTGCAGCGATGGAACTATGATTAACATCGAATGCAACGGTGCCACTCACGATTACGACGATGCTGTAAGATGGGATAGAAGAAGAAATACCTACCTAACAACCCGCGGATGGTTGGTTCAGCGTTTCGGTACGGACGAGATTCGCAACGACATACACGGCTGCATCGATCAGGTCCGAACACTCATCGACCGACACGGAGGACCTGTCGATCGTAGCTTGGCTTACGACCTCTACCGAGATGATACAGATGCACAACTGAATCTCTTTGAGGAAGAAGAGGAATGA